From Streptomyces sp. CMB-StM0423, a single genomic window includes:
- the chvE gene encoding multiple monosaccharide ABC transporter substrate-binding protein: protein MRTPRTPRTPRAARLRTAAAVSALALALAACGQDSEGGSEEKKGDAGGGTIGIAMPTKSSERWIADGENMVKQFEAAGYETDLQYGEDKVENQVSQIDNMITKGVDALVVAAIDNTSLTEVLADAKEADIPVIAYDRLILETENVDYYASFDNERVGRLQGQYIVDALKLDDDKGADFNIELFAGSPDDNNTRYFFDGAMAVLQPYLDSGQLTVRSGQTGLNQVTTLRWDGGTAQKRMDDLLSGNYGTEDVDAVLSPYDGISIGVLSSLKGAGYGSGGKALPVVTGQDAELASVKSIIAGEQTQTVYKDTRKLAKQAVQMTDAVLTGGEPEVNDTDTYDNGVKVVPAFLLDPVSIDKTSTDLLVDEGYYKAGDLT, encoded by the coding sequence ATGCGCACCCCCCGCACCCCCCGCACCCCCCGAGCCGCCCGACTGCGCACCGCCGCCGCCGTGTCCGCGCTCGCCCTCGCCCTCGCCGCCTGCGGCCAGGACAGCGAGGGCGGCAGCGAGGAGAAGAAAGGCGACGCCGGGGGCGGCACGATCGGCATCGCGATGCCCACCAAGTCGTCGGAGCGCTGGATAGCCGACGGCGAGAACATGGTGAAGCAGTTCGAGGCCGCCGGCTACGAGACCGACCTGCAGTACGGCGAGGACAAGGTCGAGAACCAGGTCTCGCAGATCGACAACATGATCACCAAGGGCGTGGACGCGCTCGTCGTCGCGGCGATCGACAACACCTCGCTGACGGAGGTGCTGGCCGACGCCAAGGAGGCGGACATCCCCGTCATCGCGTACGACCGGCTGATCCTGGAGACGGAGAACGTCGACTACTACGCCTCGTTCGACAACGAGCGGGTCGGCAGGCTCCAGGGCCAGTACATCGTGGACGCGCTGAAGCTCGACGACGACAAGGGCGCCGACTTCAACATCGAGCTGTTCGCGGGCTCCCCCGACGACAACAACACCCGCTACTTCTTCGACGGCGCCATGGCCGTGCTCCAGCCGTACCTGGACTCCGGGCAGCTCACCGTCCGCTCCGGCCAGACCGGGCTCAACCAGGTCACCACCCTGCGCTGGGACGGCGGCACCGCGCAGAAGCGCATGGACGACCTGCTCAGCGGCAACTACGGCACGGAGGACGTCGACGCGGTGCTGTCGCCGTACGACGGCATCTCCATCGGCGTGCTCTCCTCGCTCAAGGGCGCGGGCTACGGCAGCGGCGGGAAGGCACTGCCCGTGGTCACGGGCCAGGACGCGGAGCTGGCGTCGGTGAAGTCCATCATCGCCGGGGAGCAGACCCAGACCGTCTACAAGGACACCCGCAAGCTCGCCAAGCAGGCCGTGCAGATGACCGACGCCGTGCTCACCGGCGGCGAGCCGGAGGTCAACGACACCGACACGTACGACAACGGCGTCAAGGTCGTCCCCGCGTTCCTGCTGGACCCCGTCAGCATCGACAAGACCAGCACCGACCTGCTGGTCGATGAGGGCTACTACAAGGCCGGGGACCTCACGTGA
- a CDS encoding U32 family peptidase: protein MPHAPGEPALGRLGFAAPPPDPADTSPHAFPDGGRWRTEIPSVEGPEALAAVLAESTRLGVPVHRISQGSGVWMLTDAEIADMVAACAARGIELTLFTGPRGTWDTGAATRSPSGGAGLRARGHDQLAGCVEDALRAARLGVRCLLVADEGVLWLLHGLREIGELPADTTFKVSALVGPVNPAAYAVWERLGADSLNIPSDLSLQQLTEIRRASAAPMDLYVEAPDDLGGFVRMYDAAELIRRGAPLYLKFGLSKAPGIYPYGAHMRETVLAAARERVRRGRLVLDLLDRLGAGGAMSPPGSRLPGVLRRFPGAGPGAAPAPVPGSDSGSAPEPAGPPESGPTPESGPTPESSSESSSASVPEGN, encoded by the coding sequence GTGCCTCACGCCCCCGGTGAACCGGCCCTCGGCCGCCTCGGCTTCGCGGCCCCGCCGCCCGACCCCGCCGACACCTCGCCGCACGCCTTCCCCGACGGCGGCCGCTGGCGCACCGAGATCCCGTCCGTCGAGGGCCCGGAGGCGCTGGCCGCGGTGCTGGCGGAGAGCACCCGCCTCGGGGTGCCCGTGCACCGGATCAGCCAGGGCAGCGGCGTGTGGATGCTCACCGACGCCGAGATCGCCGACATGGTCGCTGCCTGCGCGGCGCGGGGCATCGAGCTGACGCTGTTCACCGGCCCGCGCGGCACCTGGGACACCGGCGCCGCCACCCGCAGCCCCTCCGGCGGCGCGGGGCTGCGGGCCCGCGGGCACGACCAGCTCGCCGGCTGCGTCGAGGACGCGCTGCGCGCCGCCCGGCTGGGGGTGAGGTGCCTGCTCGTCGCGGACGAGGGGGTGCTGTGGCTGCTGCACGGGCTGCGCGAGATCGGCGAGTTGCCCGCGGACACCACGTTCAAGGTCTCCGCGCTGGTCGGCCCGGTGAACCCGGCCGCTTACGCGGTGTGGGAACGGCTCGGCGCCGACTCGCTCAACATCCCCTCGGACCTCTCGCTCCAGCAGCTCACCGAGATCCGCCGGGCCAGCGCGGCGCCGATGGACCTGTACGTGGAGGCGCCCGACGACCTCGGCGGCTTCGTGCGCATGTACGACGCCGCCGAGCTGATCCGCCGCGGGGCGCCGCTCTACCTGAAGTTCGGCCTGTCCAAGGCCCCCGGGATCTACCCGTACGGCGCCCACATGCGCGAGACGGTGCTCGCCGCCGCGCGCGAGCGGGTGCGCCGGGGGCGGCTGGTCCTGGACCTCCTCGACCGGCTCGGCGCGGGCGGGGCGATGTCGCCGCCGGGGTCCCGGCTGCCGGGGGTGCTGCGCCGGTTCCCGGGGGCCGGGCCGGGCGCCGCTCCCGCTCCCGTACCCGGGTCCGACTCCGGCTCTGCTCCCGAACCCGCCGGCCCTCCCGAGTCCGGCCCCACTCCCGAGTCCGGCCCCACTCCCGAGTCCTCCTCCGAGTCCTCCTCCGCCTCCGTACCCGAAGGGAACTGA